One part of the Pseudoliparis swirei isolate HS2019 ecotype Mariana Trench chromosome 6, NWPU_hadal_v1, whole genome shotgun sequence genome encodes these proteins:
- the LOC130194966 gene encoding calcium and integrin-binding protein 1-like yields the protein MGTTASQLGKDLLSEYQELTFLTKQEILLANKRFTELLTKDEKDLPNARVPVERILTLPELKCNPFRRRICHVFSTSEYKDGSLTFEDFLDLLSAFSDSATMEIKSHYAFRIFDFDDDGTLDCGDLEKLVNCLTGETDDTRLTTEEMRQLISNILEESDIDKDGTVNLSEFQHVISRSPDFVSSFKIVL from the exons ATGGGCACCACGGCCAGTCAACTTGGGAAGGATTTGCTCTCAGAATATCAG GAGCTGACATTCTTGACAAAACAAGAAATTCTTCT tgCCAACAAGAGATTCACTGAACTGCTCACAAAAGATGAGAAAGACCTTCCAAACGCCAGAGTACCAGTGGAGAGGATCCTCACTCTGCCCGAGCTCAAG TGCAACCCTTTCAGGAGAAGAATCTGCCATGTTTTCTCAACGTCTGAATACAAAGATGGAAGCCTCACATTTGAGGACTTTCTGGATCTCTTGAGTGCCTTCAGCGACTCCGCGACTATGGAAATCAAATCTCACTATGCCTTCCGTATATTTG ACTTTGATGATGATGGAACTCTGGACTGTGGTGATCTGGAGAAGCTGGTCAACTGCCTGACTGGCGAGACAGACGACACGAGGCTCACCACGGAGGAGATGAGACAGCTCATCAGCAAT ATTCTTGAAGAGTCCGACATCGACAAGGATGGAACTGTGAACCTCTCAGAGTTTCAGCACGTCATTTCAAGGTCACCGGATTTTGTCAG TTCTTTTAAGATTGTGCTGTGA
- the LOC130194965 gene encoding RCC1 domain-containing protein 1-like, which produces MRWFGFGFNAFGQIRVHEKLTEGARGDANEVKVSGPTELTSPADRPGCCVKAACQIRASWSRRASLHMDSDSGVCLAGFLSSDACSGLPLWESRGCRDALIGESYLTLAFSDRLESWDLQKEEKTPAWSMEIKTPPESSGASVGLPLVPGGYIATKPPLYRSLSPQLRAKCLALSSEHAILLSASGAVYTWGLGSHGQLGHGGLGSEEEPRAVEALLGMPMSCIATGSWHTVCISDGGDLYVWGWNESGQLGLPSRGLRKALQQQSSQQAEALLQDAGTSPVKEPHEGEQEDVFISIQAFPALLDITPSCDIRSVSCGSRHTAAVTTTGDLYTWGWGDYGQLGHQTLISSDEPQRVEFFREQQMHVADVVCGSWNTFAAVAKKEVSCS; this is translated from the exons ATGCGGTGGTTCGGATTCGGCTTTAACGCCTTTGGACAGATACGTGTCCACGAGAAGCTGACGGAAGGAGCGCGTGGCGACGCTAATGAAGTCAAAGTGAGCGGTCCAACAGAGCTCACGAGCCCGGCCGACAGACCCGGCTGCTGCGTGAAGGCTGCATGTCAGATAAGAGCAAGTTGGAGTCGGAGAGCGTCTTTGCATATGGATA GCGACAGCGGTGTGTGCCTCGCGGGCTTCCTCTCCAGTGACGCATGCAGCGGGCTTCCTTTGTGGGAGAGCCGCGGCTGTAGAGACGCCCTCATCGGCGAGTCGTACTTGACCCTCGCTTTCTCGGACCGACTTGAGTCCTGGGATCtgcagaaggaagagaagactCCAGCGTGGAGCATGGAAATTAAAACACCCCCCGAGAGCTCTG GAGCCTCTGTGGGTCTCCCGTTGGTTCCGGGGGGCTACATCGCCACGAAGCCGCCCCTCTACCGCTCCTTATCGCCTCAGCTGAGAGCCAAGTGTCTGGCACTGAGTTCAGAGCATGCCATCCTCCTCAGTGCCTCTGGAGCTGTGTACACATGGGGACTGGGCAG TCATGGTCAGTTAGGGCACGGAGGCCTCGGCTCTGAGGAGGAGCCCAGGGCGGTGGAGGCACTCTTGGGGATGCCCATGAGCTGTATAGCTACAGGAAGCTGGCACACTGTCTGTATTAGTG ATGGGGGTGATCTCTACGTGTGGGGATGGAATGAAAGTGGCCAGCTTGGACTTCCATCACGAGGTCTGAGGAAAGCACTGCAGCAGCAAAGTAGCCAACAAGCAG AAGCACTGCTTCAAGATGCCGGCACGTCTCCCGTCAAAGAGCCTCATGAGGGAGAACAGGAAGATGTATTCATATCAATCCAGGCATTCCCGGCTCTGCTGGACATCACGCCGTCATGTGACATCAGATCAGTCAGCTGTGGGTCCCGTCACACAGCTGCAGTAACAA cCACAGGGGACCTCTACACTTGGGGCTGGG GTGACTATGGCCAACTTGGACACCAGACTTTAATCAGTTCAGATGAGCCCCAGCGGGTGGAGTTCTTCAGGGAGCAGCAGATGCATGTGGCTGACGTAGTGTGTGGGTCATGGAACACCTTCGCTGCTGTCGCCAAGAAGGAAGTATCTTgttcttaa
- the LOC130194963 gene encoding titin-like, whose amino-acid sequence MEASSNKVGKLAEDKSHTLNVTLNTDADLAAEDSQSPLTVIVQGQPAISAENGDPNREVQPGPVTDKENAIKPKLQIAFATFTVKNGEDLKVEIPVVGQPAPTIEWKREGQAVKETSRLEVSNTSSLTGLHIRHAAREHCGQYSITASNSAGKHTGDITVVVLEKPDQPTGPVRVNEISSDYVVISWEPPEYTGGCQLDNYIVEKRETLSTEWQTVSATTVRTTIKVTRLKTGNEYQFRVFAENRFGKSTAITSPIVIAQYPFNVPTAAGPPFVSTVAKYSMVVEWAPPENDGGSPVIGYHLERKEKNSILWTKLNKLVIPDARLKTSGLEEGIEYEFRVFTENIAGLSPSSKISECYVARDPCDPPGKPEAVVITRENITLQWAKPSYDGGSTITGYIVEKRELPDGRWMKANFTNVIENQFTVTGLTGGQSYELRVTAKNGAGVWSSPSETVTIVAQDVIEGPTVFIDPKFKTTTVVQAGETFVVDADYLGKPLPVVTWLKNGKEIDKATQRTEVKNTLTHTTLTVRDCTRADGGHFVLSLSNMGGTTSITVIVKVLDKPGPPDGPLKVKVASAEKCSLYWNLPLNDGGASVSHYIIEKRETSRVTWTGVESHVEAVSYKVTKLVPGKEYIFRIAGVNKFGVGEFVESDPFIAQNPFTTPSAPSTPAASAVTGDSMVLSWERPETDGGSEIDGYILEKCDKESVRWTKCNKRRLNDLRFRCTALAEGHYYQFRVLAENAAGVGPPSEPSEFIKVCEATYCPGPPTNPKVTDYTSSTVSLTWSKPIYDGGAAIRGFVVEMKEAAEDEWIACTPSTGVEHTNYTVKRLRENAKYNFRIRAMNAAGVGECVDIPGCVVATEKLEAPEIELDTTLRKIVSVRACSALRLLVTIRGRPEPEVRWSKEGGTVSERAQIEITSSSTELLIENVNRNDTGKYVLTAENCSGSKSAFINVRVLDSPSAPTNLQVKDAKRDSVLISWEAPLIDGGAKISHYIVEKREEARKAFTSVCSNCARNSCKIDYLQEGSFYYFRVVAVNEFGTGLPAETTEAVKLSEAPLPPGKITLSDVACNSARLSWEKPEHDGGSKITCYIVEMQAKGDDTWTTCSESKALKASINGLATGREYFFRVSAVNEKGKSEPKSLLPPVTLKDTSAEPIIHLLSNTFSVKAGNDLKIDVPFKGVPTPILAWKKDGNLLKETSRVNVNTSDTSSQIVIKDATRIDAGMYEVTLTNSTGTTSAEIFVTVFEKPGPPSDLSVDEVSADFMSLSWQPSHYTGGCQISNYVVEKKDTSSTMWQTVSATVARTSIKISRLTQGTEYQFRVAAENRYGKSHFVESDPVVAQYPFKPPDSPTNIRIVSASKSVMVVAWSKPDSDGGSPVIGYHIECKDQSSILWSKLNRNPVTENQFKITTVEEGLVYEFRVCAENMAGVGPCSKASEPGAARDQCDPPHNLTVTNITNSSVSLTWDKPEYDGGAKITGYIVERKELPNSCWLKCNFINLLDTFLEVTGLLEDEQYDFRVIAKNAAELFSGPSETTGPVTVQHDVKPPNIILEDKFRQVVVVKAGDILRIDADISGCPNPTVFWLKNGRNIGTKGRVEITATKMHTSLLIRESVRKDSGQYILTLQSTGGTTSKSITCKVLDRPGPPAGPLGVSGLSAEKCTLSWDVPHETGGAEIVHYIVEKCETSRVAWSLVYGEMVATTCKITKLLKGNEYMFRVRAVNKYGEGETLESEPNKAMDPFTIPSSPTDVEVTSATVEAMTICWKRPASDGDSRISGYIIEKREKQGVRWVRVNKKPVYDLRVKASGLHEGCEYEFRVFAENAAGLSEPSLPCPLTLADDPKFLASAPAKPTVIDSSKSSITLSWNKPLFDGGAAVTGYRVEFRRSAEDNWTQVGVPNTDKTEFTVTGLTSGTEYVFIVRSINKMGISEPSPETDPEVTMERVEEPRFDISTDIRKTLLVKDGSSFTLTVPFTGKPVPSVAWDKADVDLTVRGMINTSSFVSSITLEGATRDDSGKYVVKLKNVAGSSSLMLNVRVLDSPGPPNHVAVKDVTKNSATITWDIPENEGGASVQNYLVDIRDISRKGWTRLTDKCRRLSYKVSDLEEGGVYFFRVTGENEYGIGVSAETKEGTKMTDTTDWETNPGA is encoded by the exons ATGGAAGCCAGCAGCAACAAA GTGGGAAAACTAGCAGAAGATAAATCCCACACTCTAAATGTGACACTGAATACTGATGCAGATCTCGCAGCAGAAGATTCCCAGTCACCCCTCACAGTCATTGTCCAAG gTCAGCCTGCCATTTCTGCAGAGAATGGAGATCCAAATCGTGAGGTCCAACCTGGCCCGGTTACAGATAAGGAAAATGCTATTAAGCCAAAACTTCAGATAGCCTTTGCCACATTTACTGTCAAGAATGGTGAAGATCTAAAGGTAGAGATCCCAGTGGTTGGGCAACCAGCACCAACGATTGAATGGAAAAGAGAGGGTCAGGCAGTCAAAGAGACATCAAGGCTAGAGGTTTCAAATACATCATCGTTAACAGGTCTTCATATCAGACATGCAGCCAGGGAGCACTGTGGTCAATACTCTATCACAGCAAGCAACAGTGCTGGAAAACATACGGGAGACATCACTGTGGTTGTTCTTGAAAAGCCAGACCAGCCCACAGGGCCCGTGAGGGTTAATGAGATCAGTTCGGACTACGTTGTCATTTCCTGGGAGCCTCCAGAATACACAGGAGGCTGTCAGCTGGACAACTACATCGTGGAGAAACGGGAAACTCTAAGCACAGAATGGCAGACTGTGTCAGCAACGACAGTAAGAACCACAATCAAAGTcaccagactgaagacagggAATGAATACCAATTCAGAGTGTTTGCAGAAAATCGGTTTGGAAAGAGTACTGCAATCACTTCTCCTATTGTAATTGCACAATATCCTTTTAATGTTCCCACTGCTGCTGGCCCCCCGTTTGTGTCCACAGTGGCAAAGTACAGCATGGTGGTTGAATGGGCGCCTCCAGAAAACGATGGAGGCAGCCCCGTCATCGGCTATCACCTTGAACGGAAAGAGAAGAACAGCATTTTATGGACCAAGCTGAACAAACTTGTTATACCTGATGCTCGCTTAAAAACAAGTGGACTGGAGGAAGGGATTGAGTATGAATTCAGAGTCTTTACTGAGAATATTGCTGGACTCAGCCCATCAAGCAAGATATCTGAATGCTATGTGGCAAGAGACCCCTGTGATCCACCTGGAAAACCTGAAGCTGTTGTAATTACGAGAGAGAACATCACACTTCAATGGGCAAAACCCAGCTATGATGGTGGAAGCACCATTACGGGCTACATTGTTGAAAAGAGGGAGCTCCCAGATGGAAGATGGATGAAGGCTAACTTCACCAATGTTATTGAGAATCAATTCACAGTCACCGGTCTGACAGGAGGACAAAGTTATGAGTTGAGAGTAACTGCTAAGAATGGTGCTGGAGTTTGGAGTTCACCTTCAGAAACTGTAACCATCGTCGCACAGGATGTTATTGAAGGACCCACAGTGTTCATTGATCCTAAGTTCAAGACTACGACTGTTGTTCAAGCTGGTGAGACATTCGTCGTTGATGCCGATTACTTGGGGAAGCCCCTCCCTGTAGTAACGTGGTTAAAGAATGGAAAAGAAATTGACAAAGCAACACAGAGAACAGAGGTTAAAAACACCCTCACTCATACAACTCTGACGGTCAGGGACTGTACACGAGCAGATGGGGGACACTTCGTCTTAAGCCTCAGTAATATGGGTGGAACTACATCCATCACTGTTATTGTAAAGGTCCTGGATAAACCTGGTCCTCCAGATGGACCTCTAAAGGTGAAAGTTGCCAGTGCAGAGAAGTGTAGTCTTTACTGGAACCTCCCTTTAAATGATGGTGGTGCCAGTGTTTCCCACTACATCATTGAAAAAAGGGAGACCAGCCGTGTTACATGGACAGGGGTTGAGTCTCACGTTGAAGCCGTCAGTTACAAAGTGACAAAACTAGTGCCTGGTAAAGAGTATATATTCAGAATTGCCGGTGTGAATAAATTTGGTGTTGGCGAGTTTGTGGAATCCGACCCCTTCATCGCACAAAACCCTTTTACAACACCTAGTGCACCTTCTACCCCTGCAGCCAGTGCTGTGACTGGTGACTCTATGGTGCTATCATGGGAAAGGCCTGAGACGGACGGAGGCTCGGAGATTGATGGCTACATCCTTGAGAAATGTGACAAAGAGAGTGTCAGGTGGACGAAATGCAACAAGAGAAGACTAAATGACCTGCGCTTTCGATGCACAGCACTTGCGGAGGGACATTACTATCAGTTTAGAGTATTGGCAGAGaatgctgctggtgttggtccacccAGTGAGCCAAGTGAGTTTATAAAAGTATGTGAAGCTACTTACTGCCCTGGCCCCCCTACAAACCCCAAAGTGACTGACTATACCAGCAGTACTGTGTCTCTGACCTGGTCAAAACCCATCTATGATGGTGGAGCAGCCATCCGTGGATTTGTCGTTGAGATGAAAGAAGCTGCAGAAGATGAGTGGATCGCCTGTACGCCAAGCACAGGTGTAGAGCACACAAACTACACCGTAAAAAGACTGAGAGAAAATGCAAAGTACAATTTCCGTATACGTGCGATGAATGCCGCTGGAGTTGGGGAGTGCGTGGATATACCTGGCTGTGTGGTAGCTACTGAGAAATTGGAGGCACCTGAGATTGAGTTGGACACTACCTTGAGGAAAATTGTCAGCGTTCGAGCCTGTTCCGCATTACGTCTCCTTGTTACCATCAGGGGAAGGCCAGAGCCTGAAGTTAGATGGTCAAAGGAAGGCGGCACAGTCAGTGAGCGCGCTCAAATTGAGATCACAAGCTCCTCCACGGAGTTATTGATTGAGAATGTCAACAGAAATGACACAGGAAAATATGTGTTGACTGCCGAGAACTGCAGTGGCTCTAAATCTGCATTCATCAATGTCAGAGTGTTGGACTCTCCTAGCGCACCAACAAACCTGCAGGTCAAGGATGCAAAGAGGGACTCTGTGTTAATCTCCTGGGAGGCACCTCTCATTGACGGAGGAGCAAAGATTTCGCACTACATCGTAGAAAAGCGAGAGGAGGCCAGGAAGGCATTCACAAGCGTCTGCAGTAACTGTGCGAGAAACTCGTGCAAGATTGACTACCTCCAGGAAGGGAGCTTCTATTACTTCCGCGTTGTGGCTGTCAATGAGTTTGGCACTGGACTGCCAGCAGAGACCACTGAGGCTGTTAAGTTGTCTGAGgctcctctgcctcctggaAAAATCACACTCAGTGATGTTGCATGCAATAGTGCAAGACTCTCTTGGGAGAAGCCTGAACATGATGGAGGAAGCAAAATCACATGTTATATTGTAGAGATGCAGGCTAAGGGAGATGACACATGGACAACGTGTTCAGAGAGTAAAGCGCTGAAAGCTTCTATTAATGGGCTGGCAACAGGAAGAGAGTACTTCTTTAGAGTGAGTGCTGTGAATGAAAAGGGCAAAAGTGAACCGAAGTCCCTTTTGCCACCTGTGACACTAAAGGATACCAGCGCTGAGCCCATCATTCATTTGTTGTCCAATACATTCAGTGTGAAGGCAGGTAACGATTTAAAGATTGATGTTCCATTCAAGGGTGTACCGACACCAATATTAGCCTGGAAGAAAGATGGCAACCTGCTGAAAGAGACAAGCAGAGTGAATGTGAACACATCTGACACCTCATCTCAGATTGTTATCAAAGATGCCACCAGAATAGACGCCGGAATGTATGAGGTGACCCTAACCAACTCGACCGGAACCACATCTGCTGAAATCTTTGTCACTGTTTTTGAAAAACCTGGACCAcccagtgacctcagtgtggaTGAAGTGAGTGCTGACTTTATGTCTTTGTCGTGGCAGCCCTCACATTACACCGGCGGATGTCAAATCAGTAATTATGTTGTTGAGAAGAAAGATACAAGCAGCACAATGTGGCAGACCGTGTCAGCGACAGTTGCCAGAACATCAATCAAGATTTCTCGTTTGACACAGGGCACTGAATATCAGTTTCGTGTTGCTGCGGAGAATCGCTATGGCAAAAGCCACTTTGTTGAGTCTGACCCGGTTGTTGCCCAGTATCCATTCAAGCCCCCTGACTCACCAACAAATATTCGTATTGTTAGTGCCTCAAAGTCCGTCATGGTGGTTGCGTGGAGCAAGCCAGACAGTGACGGTGGTAGTCCTGTCATTGGTTATCATATTGAATGCAAAGATCAAAGCAGTATTTTGTGGTCAAAGTTAAACAGAAACCCAGTGACTGAGAACCAGTTCAAGATAACAACGGTTGAAGAAGGTCTGGTATATGAGTTCCGGGTCTGTGCTGAGAATATGGCTGGTGTTGGGCCATGCAGTAAGGCATCTGAGCCTGGAGCAGCAAGAGACCAGTGCGATCCCCCACACAACCTCACAGTCACCAATATAACAAACAGCTCAGTTTCCCTCACTTGGGACAAACCAGAGTATGATGGTGGAGCTAAAATTACTGGGTATATTGTTGAGCGTAAAGAGCTGCCAAATAGTTGTTGGCTTAAGTGCAACTTTATCAACTTACTGGACACCTTCTTGGAAGTGACTGGCCTCTTAGAAGATGAACAGTATGATTTTCGAGTGATCGCAAAGAATGCCGCTGAGCTCTTCAGTGGGCCCTCTGAAACCACGGGGCCGGTTACAGTGCAGCATGATGTGAAGCCACCCAACATTATCTTGGAGGACAAATTTAGACAGGTGGTGGTTGTCAAAGCAGGAGACATCCTAAGAATAGATGCTGACATCTCTGGCTGCCCCAACCCGACAGTGTTTTGGTTGAAAAATGGCAGAAATATCGGCACCAAAGGTCGGGTTGAGATAACCGCAACAAAGATGCATACCTCGCTACTCATCAGAGAAAGTGTGAGGAAAGACTCCGGACAGTATATTCTGACCCTACAGAGTACAGGTGGCACCACATCTAAGTCTATCACCTGTAAGGTTCTGGACAGACCCGGCCCACCTGCTGGACCTCTCGGGGTGTCTGGACTTTCAGCAGAGAAATGCACCCTTTCATGGGACGTCCCGCACGAGACTGGCGGTGCTGAGATCGTCCACTACATTGTAGAGAAGTGTGAAACCAGCCGCGTAGCATGGAGCCTTGTGTATGGTGAAATGGTGGCAACTACTTGCAAAATAACTAAGCTCCTCAAAGGAAATGAATACATGTTTAGGGTGAGAGCAGTGAACAAATATGGGGAAGGTGAGACTTTGGAAAGTGAGCCCAATAAGGCCATGGATCCCTTCACCATCCCATCTTCTCCCACTGATGTTGAGGTCACGAGTGCAACCGTCGAGGCTATGACTATCTGCTGGAAGAGACCTGCCTCTGATGGCGATAGCCGCATCAGCGGTTACATCATCGAGAAGCGGGAGAAGCAGGGTGTCCGTTGGGTTCGCGTGAACAAGAAACCTGTCTATGACTTACGAGTCAAAGCCTCCGGCCTGCACGAGGGATGCGAGTATGAATTCAGGGTATTTGCTGAGAATGCTGCGGGGCTAAGTGAACCCAGTCTCCCATGCCCACTCACTTTGGCAGACGATCCAAAGTTTCTAGCCTCCGCCCCGGCAAAACCCACCGTCATTGATTCATCGAAGTCTTCCATCACTCTGTCATGGAACAAGCCGCTGTTTGATGGTGGAGCAGCAGTAACAGGTTACAGAGTTGAATTCAGAAGATCAGCAGAAGACAACTGGACTCAAGTTGGGGTTCCCAACACAGATAAAACAGAGTTTACAGTAACGGGACTCACATCAGGGACggaatatgtttttattgtcaGATCCATAAACAAGATGGGCATCAGTGAGCCCAGTCCTGAAACAGATCCTGAAGTGACCatggagagagtggaggagcCCAGGTTTGATATTAGCACAGATATTAGGAAGACCCTGCTCGTTAAAGATGGCAGCTCCTTCACTTTGACTGTGCCTTTCACAGGCAAGCCTGTTCCTAGTGTGGCATGGGACAAAGCAGATGTAGATCTGACAGTCAGAGGAATGATCAACACCAGCAGCTTCGTCAGCTCCATCACACTAGAAGGAGCAACACGCGATGACTCTGGCAAATATGTAGTCAAACTGAAAAATGTTGCTGGATCTTCCTCTTTGATGCTGAATGTGAGGGTTTTGGATTCACCTGGTCCACCAAATCATGTAGCAGTTAAAGATGTGACCAAGAACTCTGCCACTATTACCTGGGATATCCCTGAGAATGAGGGAGGAGCCTCAGTCCAGAACTACCTTGTAGATATACGGGACATCAGCAGAAAGGGGTGGACAAGACTCACAGACAAATGCCGCCGGCTGTCATACAAGGTGTCggacctggaggagggaggggtctACTTCTTCAGAGTCACCGGTGAAAACGAATACGGGATTGGTGTTTCAGCTGAGACCAAGGAGGGAACGAAAATGACAG ataCAACAGATTGGGAGACAAATCCAGGAGCTTAG